One genomic segment of Ignavibacteriota bacterium includes these proteins:
- a CDS encoding ATP-binding protein, protein MYDDYKEEFLPRLLKNNIYNELKRKCEEKDSEIISLVDKAVSYSYQRTKTILKHMGEFTLHDSDHSFRVLHLMNKLIPEEILHNYSIPELTLLLLTAFFHDIGMAPNEKEVLAWKKVWDKNIELDIDETKTYDEFNRFLVAKPDEISIIEQLQLKAKETEVEIQKSYLITEYIRKTHTERAKDIIATDWNNKILYRDVDMTFEFAQLCYSHSENALALLELDKNFLCGENTYLCLPLIGIILRLADVLDFDAKRTPPLLFSHLNVRQPVSIKEWNKHRAVQAWEINPDLIQFNAKCKHPAIEASIHEFCDIIDQELSVCNNILTVLNDSSQIKERNILIKFPFKVNREKIQTQKDVHNKPYYIYRNTKFNLSKKQVVDLLMGTKLYGNPEVALRELLQNSIDACLLRQAQEKKWGNLYFPEISVKYYKEEKEVILEVDDNGTGMDQYIIDNYYSKIGSSFYKSTDFYNLKSESNAEFTPTSRFGIGILSCFMVADSLIVDTKRVYEPHKSSDALQISVEGQESIFWIQEGKRKMPGTTTKLILRKGENPWDEMSETDFIKSIDSVLPNPPFKINIHTTTEIKEKNENSFFKRTTESLKDYTWEPHENLKLFEIHLKNKEIGIIGSASVAILESHRKPVSKIELNSRDVEIEGKIFTLERQMEISENSISETSKSITITDDGEINETSSTREFTRSRSQFSLHGIEVPSSLFPFKWNFKKNQVRISWPFPLIVIIDICGERDLDLNSARTELVVSEKWIAFEEDLAYLVCKGISEKVSKKYWSQLKKIFIKSTKNQIFLKGLSRVVT, encoded by the coding sequence ATGTACGACGATTATAAAGAGGAGTTCTTGCCAAGATTACTGAAAAATAATATTTATAATGAATTAAAGAGAAAATGTGAAGAAAAAGATAGCGAAATAATTTCCCTTGTGGATAAAGCAGTTTCTTATTCATATCAAAGAACAAAAACAATTTTAAAACACATGGGAGAATTTACTCTTCACGATAGCGACCATTCCTTTCGGGTTCTACATTTAATGAACAAATTAATACCAGAAGAAATTTTGCATAATTATTCAATACCTGAATTAACCCTACTTTTATTAACAGCATTCTTCCACGATATTGGTATGGCACCTAATGAGAAAGAAGTTCTTGCATGGAAGAAAGTTTGGGATAAAAATATCGAATTAGATATAGATGAAACAAAAACTTATGATGAATTCAATCGTTTTCTTGTAGCAAAACCTGATGAAATTAGTATAATTGAGCAGTTGCAACTTAAGGCTAAAGAAACAGAAGTGGAAATCCAAAAATCTTATTTAATAACAGAATATATACGAAAAACTCATACAGAAAGAGCAAAAGATATCATTGCCACCGATTGGAATAATAAAATTCTTTATAGGGATGTTGACATGACGTTCGAATTTGCTCAGTTATGCTATAGCCATAGCGAAAATGCTCTTGCGTTACTGGAACTTGATAAAAATTTTTTATGTGGCGAAAATACTTATTTGTGTCTCCCTTTAATTGGTATAATTTTGAGGTTAGCAGATGTTTTAGATTTTGATGCAAAAAGGACCCCGCCCTTATTATTTTCACATTTGAATGTTCGCCAACCTGTATCAATAAAAGAGTGGAATAAACATAGAGCTGTGCAGGCGTGGGAAATAAATCCAGATTTGATTCAATTTAATGCTAAATGTAAACATCCAGCAATTGAAGCAAGTATCCATGAGTTTTGCGATATAATAGATCAAGAATTAAGTGTGTGCAATAATATTTTGACAGTTCTTAACGATTCGTCACAAATAAAAGAAAGAAACATTCTCATTAAGTTTCCGTTTAAGGTGAATAGAGAAAAAATTCAAACTCAAAAAGATGTTCACAATAAACCTTATTACATATACCGGAATACAAAATTTAATCTTAGTAAAAAACAAGTTGTTGATCTTCTAATGGGTACAAAACTGTATGGCAATCCAGAGGTTGCTTTAAGAGAATTACTGCAAAATTCCATTGATGCATGTTTACTAAGGCAAGCCCAAGAAAAAAAATGGGGAAATTTATATTTTCCAGAAATTTCTGTAAAATACTATAAGGAAGAAAAGGAAGTAATTCTTGAGGTAGATGACAACGGTACTGGCATGGATCAGTATATAATTGATAATTATTATTCAAAAATAGGATCATCATTTTATAAATCCACTGATTTCTATAATCTAAAGTCTGAATCAAATGCTGAGTTCACACCAACTTCTAGATTTGGAATTGGGATTTTATCTTGTTTCATGGTTGCTGATTCGCTAATTGTTGATACAAAAAGGGTTTATGAACCTCACAAATCGAGTGACGCCTTACAAATTTCTGTGGAAGGTCAAGAGAGTATTTTCTGGATTCAAGAAGGCAAGAGAAAAATGCCTGGAACAACAACAAAATTAATTCTTCGAAAAGGAGAAAATCCTTGGGACGAGATGTCTGAAACTGATTTCATTAAATCTATTGACAGCGTTTTGCCAAACCCACCTTTTAAAATCAACATACATACAACAACTGAAATTAAAGAAAAAAACGAAAACAGTTTTTTTAAAAGAACAACAGAATCCTTAAAAGACTATACGTGGGAACCACATGAAAATTTAAAGTTATTTGAAATTCACCTCAAAAATAAAGAAATAGGTATAATTGGATCTGCTTCGGTAGCAATTCTTGAGAGTCATCGAAAACCCGTATCAAAAATTGAACTAAACTCGCGTGATGTTGAGATCGAAGGTAAAATTTTTACTTTAGAACGACAAATGGAAATTAGCGAAAATTCAATTTCAGAAACATCAAAATCGATTACAATTACAGACGATGGTGAAATAAATGAAACGAGCTCAACTAGAGAATTTACTAGGTCAAGATCACAATTTTCCTTACATGGAATCGAAGTCCCATCTTCTTTATTCCCATTTAAATGGAACTTTAAAAAAAACCAAGTAAGGATATCCTGGCCATTTCCTCTAATCGTTATAATTGATATTTGTGGCGAGCGTGATTTAGACTTAAATTCAGCAAGAACAGAATTAGTTGTATCTGAAAAATGGATCGCATTTGAGGAAGATTTAGCCTATTTGGTTTGCAAAGGAATTTCGGAAAAAGTATCAAAAAAGTATTGGAGTCAACTTAAAAAAATTTTCATAAAAAGCACAAAAAATCAAATATTCTTAAAAGGTCTTTCAAGAGTTGTAACATAG
- a CDS encoding DUF2130 domain-containing protein yields MKEIICPNCKKVFKVDEAGFADILKQVRDHQFEEEIKNRLDLAEKEKESAIKLSEANLKNSFQEHLAKKDSEITEMKFKIENAELDKKLTVTEAIQKIEKERDELANNLKNKETEKQLLEKSLNEKYSAELKTKDDIIKMKDDEIALRKDMKLKLSTKMIGETLEQHCETEFNKLRATAFQKAYFEKDNNSKSGSKGDFIFRETDETGNEIISIMFEMKNEGDETATKKRNEDFFKELHKDRTEKNCEYAVLVTLLEAESELYNSGIVDVSHKYDKMYVIRPQFFIPIITLLRNAAMNSLKYKAELALVRNQNIDITNFEESINSFKEGFARNYELASRKFKTAIEEIDKTIDHLQKTKEALLSSENNLRLANNKAEDLTIKKLTSGNPTMTAKFEELSDKTK; encoded by the coding sequence ATGAAGGAAATAATTTGTCCAAATTGTAAAAAAGTATTTAAAGTAGATGAGGCAGGATTTGCTGATATTTTAAAGCAAGTTAGAGATCATCAATTTGAAGAAGAAATAAAAAATAGGTTAGACTTGGCGGAAAAAGAAAAAGAAAGTGCCATTAAGTTATCTGAAGCAAATCTAAAAAATTCGTTTCAAGAACATTTAGCTAAAAAAGATTCTGAGATAACTGAAATGAAGTTTAAAATTGAGAATGCTGAGCTTGACAAGAAACTTACAGTTACTGAAGCAATTCAAAAAATCGAAAAAGAACGTGATGAATTAGCAAACAATTTGAAAAATAAGGAAACAGAAAAACAGCTCCTTGAAAAATCATTAAATGAAAAATATAGTGCTGAACTTAAAACAAAAGATGATATAATTAAGATGAAAGATGACGAAATAGCTTTACGCAAAGATATGAAGCTAAAACTTTCAACTAAAATGATTGGTGAAACTTTAGAGCAGCATTGTGAAACTGAATTCAATAAGTTGCGAGCAACAGCATTTCAGAAAGCCTATTTTGAAAAAGATAATAATTCAAAATCAGGTAGTAAAGGTGATTTTATTTTTAGAGAAACCGATGAAACTGGAAATGAAATAATTTCAATTATGTTTGAAATGAAGAATGAAGGAGATGAAACTGCTACTAAAAAAAGGAATGAAGATTTTTTTAAAGAGTTGCACAAAGATCGTACAGAAAAGAATTGTGAGTATGCAGTTCTTGTTACATTATTGGAAGCTGAAAGTGAATTATATAATTCAGGAATTGTTGATGTATCTCATAAATATGATAAAATGTATGTTATTCGACCTCAATTTTTCATACCAATTATTACGCTTTTAAGAAATGCTGCAATGAATTCATTGAAGTATAAAGCTGAATTAGCTTTGGTCAGAAATCAAAATATTGATATTACTAATTTTGAAGAGAGTATTAATTCTTTTAAGGAAGGATTTGCAAGAAATTATGAATTAGCGAGTCGTAAATTTAAAACGGCTATTGAAGAAATTGATAAAACAATTGATCATCTGCAAAAAACAAAAGAAGCATTATTATCTTCTGAAAATAATTTAAGATTGGCAAATAATAAGGCTGAAGATCTGACTATAAAGAAATTGACAAGTGGAAATCCTACTATGACTGCAAAGTTTGAAGAACTTTCTGATAAGACAAAATAA